Proteins encoded together in one Bacteroides zoogleoformans window:
- the galE gene encoding UDP-glucose 4-epimerase GalE, translating to MKEKILVTGGTGYIGSHTVVELQNAGYEVVIIDNLSNSSADIVDNIEKVSGIRPVFEKLDCLDFEGLDALFAKHKGVKAIIHFAASKAVGESVQKPLMYYRNNLVSLINLLELMPKHGVEGIVFSSSCTVYGQPDELPVTEKAPIKKAESPYGNTKQINEEIVCDTVASGAPINAILLRYFNPIGAHPTALLGELPNGVPQNLIPYLTQTAIGIREKLSVFGDDYNTPDGSCIRDFINVVDLAKAHVVAIRRILENKQKEKVEVFNIGTGRGLSVLELINAFEKATGVKLNYQIVGRRAGDIEKVWANPELANNELGWKAETSIEDTLLSAWKWQLKLRERGIQ from the coding sequence ATGAAAGAAAAAATATTAGTTACGGGAGGAACCGGATACATTGGCTCTCACACTGTGGTAGAGCTTCAGAATGCAGGTTACGAAGTGGTAATCATTGATAACCTCTCCAATTCCTCCGCGGATATTGTAGATAATATAGAAAAAGTTTCCGGAATACGTCCTGTATTTGAAAAGCTGGATTGTTTGGACTTTGAAGGCCTTGATGCGTTGTTTGCAAAGCACAAGGGAGTTAAAGCTATCATTCATTTTGCAGCCAGCAAAGCTGTGGGAGAGTCTGTTCAGAAGCCGCTGATGTATTATCGGAACAATCTGGTTTCATTGATAAACCTTTTGGAATTGATGCCGAAGCATGGAGTAGAGGGTATTGTTTTCTCTTCCTCTTGCACGGTATATGGACAGCCTGACGAGCTTCCGGTAACCGAAAAAGCTCCTATAAAGAAGGCCGAGTCTCCCTATGGAAATACGAAGCAAATAAACGAAGAGATAGTTTGTGATACGGTTGCTTCCGGTGCTCCTATTAATGCGATATTATTGCGCTATTTCAACCCGATTGGTGCGCATCCTACCGCATTATTAGGCGAGTTACCCAACGGTGTGCCGCAAAACCTTATTCCATATCTGACCCAAACAGCTATAGGTATTCGCGAAAAACTGAGTGTGTTTGGTGATGATTATAATACTCCTGACGGATCTTGCATACGCGACTTTATCAATGTGGTGGATTTGGCAAAAGCGCATGTGGTGGCTATTCGTCGGATTTTAGAGAACAAACAAAAAGAAAAAGTGGAAGTATTTAATATCGGAACAGGACGTGGACTTTCGGTATTGGAATTGATAAATGCTTTTGAAAAAGCTACCGGTGTTAAACTTAACTATCAAATAGTGGGTCGTCGTGCCGGTGATATTGAGAAAGTATGGGCAAATCCGGAACTTGCCAATAACGAGTTGGGATGGAAAGCTGAAACGAGCATTGAAGATACACTGCTTTCCGCATGGAAGTGGCAGTTGAAACTTCGTGAAAGAGGAATACAATAA
- a CDS encoding glycoside hydrolase family 13 protein, whose product MKKVFSILGASLLSLCTYAAMNVNKIDPPFWFAGMQSPELQLMVYGENIGNSSVSVHYPGVSLSSTVKQESNNYLLVYLKLDKDVKPGKMTLTFSEGKKKLTKEYELKARAKKGCEHKGFDASDALYLLMPDRFANGNPDNDRIAGMAEYKVDRNDPNARHGGDLAGIEQHLDYFSDLGVTALWFTPILENNMTGGSYHGYATTDYYKVDPRFGSNEEYKLLIEKCHARGIKIVMDMIFNHCGVEHVWVKDMPSKDWFNNPDHEKNFVQTSFKLTPHVDLYASKFDTHQMNDGWFVPTMPDLNQKNPHVYRYLVQNSFWWIEYAGIDGIRMDTYPYADYDAMSRWMKELNEAYPNYNTVGETWVTEPAYTAWWQKDSKLSAPKNSNLKTVMDFSFFDKINIAKNEQTETWFKGLDRIYNNFVYDFLYPAPASVLAFIENHDTDRFLAEGNNLPMLKQASTLLLTTRRIPQLYYGTEVMMTGVKDKSDGYVRTDFPGGWPDDKATAFTADGRSKLQNECHDFYKTILNWRKGNEVIAKGNMVQFMVQNGVYAYARQYEGKTVLVMLNGTDAETSVPLKFYKEVLKDCKHGKDILSGKTITFGEELNMAARESLVIELLKSE is encoded by the coding sequence ATGAAAAAAGTTTTCTCTATCCTCGGAGCATCTCTGCTCTCGCTCTGCACATATGCAGCTATGAATGTAAACAAAATCGACCCTCCCTTCTGGTTTGCCGGAATGCAAAGCCCTGAACTTCAACTGATGGTTTACGGAGAGAATATCGGAAACTCATCCGTATCAGTCCATTATCCCGGCGTTTCACTGAGCAGCACCGTCAAGCAGGAAAGCAACAATTATCTGCTGGTCTATCTGAAACTGGACAAAGACGTGAAACCCGGCAAGATGACACTCACTTTCTCCGAAGGAAAAAAGAAACTCACCAAGGAATACGAGCTGAAAGCCCGTGCCAAGAAAGGCTGCGAACACAAGGGTTTTGATGCTTCGGACGCGCTATACCTGCTGATGCCCGACCGCTTTGCCAATGGAAATCCGGACAATGACCGCATAGCAGGGATGGCCGAATATAAAGTAGACCGAAACGACCCGAATGCCCGTCACGGAGGCGACCTTGCCGGCATAGAGCAGCACCTCGATTACTTCTCCGACCTCGGCGTGACAGCCTTATGGTTCACCCCGATATTGGAGAACAACATGACCGGAGGCTCGTACCACGGATATGCCACCACCGATTATTATAAAGTAGACCCTCGTTTCGGCAGCAACGAAGAATACAAACTGCTGATTGAGAAATGTCATGCCCGCGGCATCAAGATTGTGATGGATATGATTTTCAACCATTGCGGCGTGGAGCATGTTTGGGTGAAAGATATGCCGTCCAAAGACTGGTTCAACAACCCCGACCATGAAAAGAACTTCGTACAAACCTCGTTTAAGTTGACTCCTCATGTAGACCTCTATGCTTCCAAATTCGATACACACCAGATGAACGATGGCTGGTTTGTCCCCACCATGCCCGACCTTAATCAAAAGAATCCGCACGTTTACCGCTATCTGGTTCAGAACAGCTTCTGGTGGATTGAATATGCCGGCATCGACGGCATACGCATGGACACCTATCCGTATGCCGACTATGACGCCATGAGCCGCTGGATGAAAGAGTTGAACGAAGCATACCCCAACTACAACACGGTAGGAGAAACCTGGGTCACCGAACCTGCCTACACGGCATGGTGGCAGAAAGATTCCAAACTTTCCGCACCGAAAAACAGCAACCTGAAAACGGTCATGGACTTCAGCTTCTTCGATAAAATAAACATTGCCAAGAACGAACAAACGGAGACGTGGTTCAAAGGATTGGACCGCATCTACAACAACTTTGTCTACGATTTTCTTTATCCCGCCCCGGCATCCGTACTCGCATTCATCGAGAATCATGACACCGACCGCTTTCTGGCCGAAGGAAATAACCTGCCGATGCTGAAACAGGCCTCCACGCTGCTGCTCACCACCCGCCGCATTCCGCAACTTTATTACGGGACGGAGGTCATGATGACCGGCGTAAAAGATAAGAGCGACGGCTACGTCCGCACGGATTTTCCCGGCGGATGGCCCGACGATAAAGCAACGGCATTTACTGCCGACGGACGCAGTAAACTACAAAACGAGTGCCACGATTTCTACAAAACCATCCTGAACTGGCGCAAAGGAAACGAGGTGATAGCCAAAGGCAATATGGTGCAGTTCATGGTACAGAACGGCGTATATGCCTACGCCCGCCAGTACGAAGGGAAAACCGTGTTGGTAATGCTCAATGGCACGGACGCTGAAACAAGCGTACCGCTGAAGTTCTATAAAGAGGTATTGAAAGACTGTAAACATGGAAAAGACATCCTCAGCGGCAAGACCATCACGTTCGGTGAAGAATTAAACATGGCAGCCAGAGAATCATTGGTCATCGAGCTGTTGAAGTCAGAATAA
- a CDS encoding tetratricopeptide repeat protein produces the protein MRKQLLCFYLLACGALLPAQNISPIQEAMANYDYETALLLINQEKATVPLLYQKGKALKGLGENNKALAVFQEVVLQDSLNPRAYIETAECCRTLARYGEALGYYQSALKLNPDNKYAHLQYISMLMSMKRYHESLQESNRLAMKDSSAFVLHLRAESMERICDNSNVGQVIEAYQDIQRQYPEDYLSAAKLGNIYIAGQQMEEAISITEKYRTIDSTNVVVNRVNAQAYCLNQDYPKAIQRYEQLLQEKDSSFQTCFYAGISYYALENFYPAHDLLERALKEDRANINVLYYLGRACSKTSWKKEGVAYLEQAVALSLPGDSAMIRLYVGLADCYKMAARYREQVNTIMEQYKKYDTNNHKLLYNAAYVHYYLLKDAVRAEQCLEAYLKTRPKNPKEDPQEVDSDESPILGEDNRYNAAEKWLKDIRERRKKEDFFKGKIDVAKVIPVG, from the coding sequence ATGCGAAAACAATTGCTCTGCTTTTACCTCTTAGCCTGCGGTGCCCTGCTGCCGGCACAAAACATCAGTCCCATTCAGGAGGCAATGGCCAATTATGACTATGAGACTGCCTTATTGCTCATCAATCAAGAGAAGGCAACCGTTCCGTTGCTCTATCAAAAAGGAAAGGCGCTGAAAGGATTGGGAGAGAACAACAAGGCTTTAGCCGTTTTTCAGGAAGTAGTACTGCAAGATTCGCTCAATCCACGAGCCTACATCGAGACGGCTGAATGTTGCAGGACTTTGGCCCGCTACGGCGAAGCATTGGGTTACTATCAAAGCGCACTTAAACTGAATCCCGACAATAAATACGCACATCTTCAATACATCAGTATGCTGATGAGCATGAAGAGGTATCATGAATCTTTGCAGGAGAGCAACCGGCTGGCAATGAAAGACAGTTCGGCTTTCGTTCTTCACCTAAGAGCCGAAAGCATGGAGCGAATCTGCGACAACTCCAATGTAGGCCAAGTAATAGAAGCTTATCAGGACATACAAAGACAATACCCTGAAGACTATCTGTCGGCAGCCAAGCTGGGAAACATTTATATCGCCGGTCAGCAAATGGAAGAAGCCATCAGCATAACAGAGAAATATCGCACCATAGACTCAACGAATGTAGTTGTCAATCGGGTGAATGCACAGGCTTACTGCTTGAATCAGGACTATCCGAAAGCCATACAGAGATACGAGCAACTGTTACAGGAAAAAGACAGCAGCTTCCAAACTTGCTTCTATGCAGGAATCAGCTACTACGCCCTCGAGAACTTCTATCCGGCACACGACCTGTTAGAGCGGGCGCTGAAAGAAGACCGCGCCAACATCAACGTGCTCTACTACTTGGGGCGAGCCTGCTCCAAAACTTCGTGGAAAAAAGAAGGCGTGGCCTATCTGGAACAAGCCGTCGCACTCAGTCTGCCCGGCGATAGCGCCATGATACGCCTTTATGTGGGACTGGCAGATTGCTATAAAATGGCTGCCCGATATAGAGAACAAGTCAATACTATCATGGAACAATATAAAAAATATGATACGAACAACCACAAATTGCTGTACAATGCGGCCTATGTCCATTATTATTTGTTGAAGGATGCAGTCAGAGCCGAACAGTGCCTGGAAGCTTATCTGAAAACCCGTCCTAAGAACCCCAAAGAAGACCCACAGGAGGTTGACAGCGATGAATCACCCATTCTTGGAGAAGACAACCGATATAACGCTGCCGAAAAATGGCTGAAAGACATCAGAGAACGTCGCAAGAAAGAAGATTTCTTCAAAGGAAAGATAGATGTTGCAAAAGTTATTCCCGTCGGATAG
- a CDS encoding sodium ion-translocating decarboxylase subunit beta, translating into MGEFITFLGNNLADFWTYTGFANATGGHVVMLLVGLFFIYLAVAKEFEPMLLIPIGFGILVGNIPFNMEAGLKVGIYEEGSVLNILYQGVTSGWYPPLIFLGIGAMTDFSALISNPKLMLVGAAAQFGIFGAYMIALEIGFDPMQAGAIGIIGGADGPTAIFLSSKLAPNLMGAIAVSAYSYMALVPVIQPPIMRLLTNKHERLIRMKPPRAVSHTEKVMFPIIGLLLTTFLVPSGLPLLGMLFFGNLLKESGVTRRLANTASGPLIDTITILLGLTVGASTQASEFLTTDSLWIFGLGALSFVIATASGVLFVKIFNLFLKKGNKINPLIGNAGVSAVPDSARISQVVGLEYDPTNYLLMHAMGPNVAGVIGSAVAAGILLGFLM; encoded by the coding sequence ATGGGAGAATTTATTACTTTCTTAGGAAACAACCTTGCCGACTTCTGGACATACACGGGTTTTGCCAATGCGACGGGCGGACACGTAGTCATGCTTCTGGTAGGCTTGTTTTTCATATACTTGGCCGTAGCCAAGGAATTTGAGCCAATGTTATTGATTCCCATCGGTTTCGGTATATTGGTGGGCAATATCCCTTTCAATATGGAAGCCGGACTGAAAGTCGGCATCTATGAGGAAGGTTCGGTACTTAACATTCTGTATCAGGGAGTAACCTCGGGTTGGTATCCGCCGCTCATCTTCTTGGGCATCGGAGCCATGACGGACTTTTCGGCCTTGATATCGAATCCTAAGCTGATGTTGGTCGGTGCTGCTGCTCAGTTCGGTATCTTCGGCGCATACATGATTGCTCTTGAAATCGGGTTCGACCCTATGCAAGCCGGTGCCATCGGTATCATTGGCGGTGCCGATGGTCCGACAGCCATCTTCCTCTCCTCCAAATTGGCTCCTAACTTGATGGGTGCCATTGCTGTGTCTGCTTATTCGTACATGGCGCTGGTGCCGGTGATACAACCGCCCATCATGCGTCTGTTGACCAACAAGCACGAACGCCTTATCCGGATGAAACCTCCCCGCGCGGTTTCGCATACGGAAAAGGTAATGTTCCCGATCATCGGTTTGTTGCTGACCACGTTCCTTGTGCCATCCGGTTTGCCTTTGCTGGGAATGCTGTTCTTCGGCAATTTGCTGAAGGAAAGCGGCGTTACCCGTCGTTTGGCCAACACGGCCAGCGGACCGCTGATTGATACCATTACGATTTTGTTAGGTCTGACTGTAGGTGCTTCTACACAAGCATCCGAGTTCCTGACTACCGATTCATTGTGGATTTTCGGTCTGGGTGCTTTGTCGTTCGTCATCGCCACAGCCTCCGGAGTACTCTTTGTCAAGATTTTCAATCTGTTCTTGAAGAAAGGCAATAAAATCAATCCGCTGATTGGCAACGCCGGCGTATCTGCCGTACCGGACTCTGCCCGTATTTCTCAAGTAGTAGGTTTGGAATACGATCCTACCAACTACTTGCTGATGCACGCCATGGGTCCGAACGTTGCGGGTGTAATCGGTTCTGCCGTAGCGGCCGGTATCTTGCTGGGCTTCTTGATGTAA
- a CDS encoding biotin/lipoyl-containing protein has product MKEYKYKINGNVYNVTIGDIEENIAHVEVNGTSYNVEMEQKVKAAPVKPVVRPAATTATTAPAAAPAQVSKPVAASAGKSGVKSPLPGVILDIKVNVGDTVKKGQLIIILEAMKMENSINADRDGKITAINVSKGDSVLEGTDLVIIE; this is encoded by the coding sequence ATGAAAGAATATAAGTATAAAATAAACGGTAATGTATACAATGTTACCATTGGAGACATCGAAGAGAACATCGCTCACGTAGAAGTGAACGGTACTTCTTACAACGTAGAAATGGAGCAGAAGGTAAAAGCAGCTCCTGTTAAGCCTGTAGTTCGTCCGGCAGCAACAACCGCAACAACCGCACCGGCTGCCGCTCCGGCACAGGTAAGCAAACCGGTCGCTGCTTCCGCAGGCAAATCGGGAGTGAAATCTCCGTTGCCGGGTGTCATCCTCGACATCAAGGTAAACGTAGGCGACACGGTGAAGAAAGGCCAGCTCATCATCATTCTGGAAGCCATGAAGATGGAAAACAGCATCAACGCCGACCGCGACGGAAAGATTACCGCTATCAATGTTAGTAAAGGGGACTCCGTTCTCGAAGGTACTGACCTCGTAATCATTGAATAA
- a CDS encoding OadG family transporter subunit has product MNKTKIGIFLSLLLTISLCSSCGKKISNNKLLLNEVLVNNESNFQDDYGVHSAWIEIFNKSYGSADLAGCYLKHWSPGHDTTTYFIPKGDILTLVKPRQHALFWADGEPRRGTFHTNFKLDTLNTNWIGLYDSGKKLLDEILVPGNALKANQSYARVSDASSEWEVKGESADKYVTPSTNNKTLDSNAKMEKFEEHDSAGIGMAISAMSVVFFGLVLLYLSFKIVGRISVNLSARNAMRAKGITDKQEAKEKQLGEAPGEVFAAIAMAMHEMQSDVHDVEDTVLTITRVKRSYSPWSSKIYTLRETPHRK; this is encoded by the coding sequence ATGAATAAAACAAAAATCGGAATATTCCTTTCATTGCTGCTGACGATAAGCCTCTGTTCCTCTTGTGGGAAGAAGATTTCGAACAACAAGCTGTTGCTGAACGAAGTGCTGGTCAACAACGAGAGCAACTTTCAGGACGATTATGGCGTACACAGCGCATGGATTGAAATATTCAACAAATCATACGGCAGTGCCGACTTGGCCGGTTGCTATCTGAAACACTGGAGCCCGGGCCATGACACCACTACCTATTTCATCCCCAAGGGTGACATCCTGACTCTGGTAAAGCCACGTCAGCATGCACTTTTCTGGGCCGACGGAGAACCGAGGCGAGGAACATTCCATACCAATTTCAAGTTGGACACATTGAATACCAACTGGATTGGTTTATACGATTCCGGGAAGAAATTGCTGGATGAAATCCTTGTGCCGGGCAATGCTCTTAAAGCCAACCAATCGTATGCACGCGTCAGCGACGCTTCATCCGAATGGGAAGTGAAAGGAGAAAGCGCAGACAAATATGTGACTCCGAGTACCAACAACAAAACCCTGGACAGCAATGCCAAGATGGAGAAGTTCGAGGAACACGACAGTGCAGGTATCGGCATGGCTATTTCTGCCATGAGTGTGGTATTCTTCGGTTTGGTTCTGCTTTATCTCTCATTCAAGATTGTGGGCAGAATATCCGTCAATCTGAGCGCCCGCAACGCCATGAGAGCGAAAGGCATCACCGACAAGCAGGAAGCCAAAGAGAAACAACTCGGAGAAGCTCCCGGCGAAGTCTTTGCCGCCATAGCCATGGCTATGCACGAAATGCAAAGCGATGTGCACGACGTGGAAGACACCGTGCTGACCATCACGCGCGTAAAACGCAGCTATTCGCCATGGAGTTCCAAAATCTACACATTGCGTGAGACGCCTCACAGAAAGTAA
- a CDS encoding acyl-CoA carboxylase subunit beta, whose product MSNQLEKIKELIDRRAAARMGGGEKAIEKQHEKGKFTARERIAMLLDEGSFEEMDMFVEHRCTNFGMEKKHYPGDGVVTGCGTIEGRLVYIFAQDFTVSAGSLSETMSLKICKIMDQAMKMGAPCIGINDSGGARIQEGINALAGYAEIFQRNILASGVIPQISGIFGPCAGGAVYSPALTDFTLMMEGTSYMFLTGPKVVKTVTGEDVSQENLGGASVHSTKSGVTHFTAKTEEEALALIRKLLSYIPQNNLEEAPYVDCTDPIDRLEDSLNDIIPDNPNKPYDMYEVIGAIVDNGEFLEIQKDYSKNIIIGFARFNGQSVGIVANQPKYLAGVLDSNASRKGARFVRFCDAFNIPIVSLVDVPGFLPGTGQEYNGVILHGAKLLYAYGEATVPKVTITLRKSYGGSHIVMSCKQLRGDMNYAWPTAEIAVMGGAGAVEVLYAREAKEQENPTQFLAEKEAEYTKLFANPYNAAKYGYIDDVIEPRNTRFRIIRALQQLQTKKLSNPAKKHGNIPL is encoded by the coding sequence ATGAGTAATCAACTTGAAAAGATTAAAGAGCTTATAGACCGCCGCGCCGCCGCACGCATGGGTGGTGGCGAAAAAGCGATTGAGAAGCAGCACGAGAAAGGTAAATTCACAGCCCGCGAACGCATAGCCATGCTCCTGGACGAAGGCAGTTTCGAAGAGATGGATATGTTTGTAGAGCATCGGTGCACCAACTTCGGTATGGAGAAGAAACATTATCCGGGCGACGGTGTAGTGACCGGTTGCGGAACCATCGAAGGCCGTCTGGTTTATATCTTTGCACAAGACTTTACCGTTTCTGCCGGCTCATTGTCCGAAACCATGTCGCTGAAAATCTGCAAGATTATGGATCAAGCCATGAAGATGGGCGCACCGTGTATCGGCATCAACGACTCGGGTGGCGCGCGCATCCAGGAAGGCATCAACGCATTGGCCGGTTACGCCGAAATCTTCCAGCGCAACATCCTTGCTTCCGGGGTTATTCCACAGATATCCGGCATCTTCGGCCCGTGCGCCGGTGGTGCGGTTTATTCTCCTGCCCTGACAGACTTCACGCTGATGATGGAAGGTACCTCTTATATGTTCCTTACCGGCCCGAAGGTTGTCAAGACGGTGACGGGCGAGGATGTCAGTCAGGAAAATCTGGGTGGTGCCAGCGTTCACTCTACCAAATCGGGTGTGACGCACTTCACAGCCAAGACTGAAGAAGAAGCACTGGCTCTGATTCGCAAACTCTTGAGCTACATTCCGCAGAACAATTTGGAAGAGGCTCCCTATGTGGATTGCACCGATCCGATAGACCGCCTGGAAGACTCTCTGAACGACATCATCCCCGACAATCCGAACAAGCCCTACGACATGTACGAAGTCATCGGCGCCATCGTAGATAACGGCGAGTTCCTCGAAATTCAGAAAGACTATTCCAAGAATATCATCATCGGCTTTGCCCGCTTCAACGGACAGTCGGTAGGTATTGTGGCCAACCAGCCCAAGTATCTGGCAGGTGTGCTCGACAGCAACGCTTCTCGCAAAGGCGCCCGCTTTGTCCGCTTCTGCGATGCTTTCAATATCCCCATCGTGTCGTTGGTAGACGTACCGGGCTTCCTTCCCGGCACAGGACAGGAATATAACGGTGTCATTCTGCACGGTGCCAAGTTGCTGTATGCGTACGGTGAAGCTACTGTGCCCAAAGTGACCATCACCCTACGTAAATCTTATGGAGGTTCGCACATCGTGATGAGCTGCAAGCAGCTCCGCGGCGACATGAACTATGCTTGGCCCACTGCCGAGATTGCCGTCATGGGTGGCGCAGGCGCCGTAGAAGTTTTGTATGCCCGCGAAGCCAAAGAACAAGAAAATCCGACACAGTTCCTGGCAGAAAAAGAGGCTGAATACACCAAGCTGTTTGCCAATCCTTATAATGCGGCCAAGTACGGCTACATCGATGACGTCATCGAACCGCGCAACACGCGCTTCCGCATCATCCGCGCTTTGCAGCAGCTGCAAACCAAGAAATTGTCCAACCCGGCCAAGAAGCATGGTAATATTCCTTTGTAA
- the mce gene encoding methylmalonyl-CoA epimerase codes for MKISHIEHLGIAVKSIEEALPYYENVLGLKCYNIETVEDQKVRTAFLRIGDVKIELLEPTSPESTIAKFIEKNNGNGGMHHLAFAVEDGVANALAECEGKDIRLIDKAPRKGAEGLNIAFLHPKSTLGVLTELCEKGQD; via the coding sequence ATGAAGATTTCACACATTGAACATTTGGGCATCGCCGTTAAAAGTATCGAGGAAGCCCTTCCGTATTATGAAAACGTTCTTGGCCTGAAGTGCTACAACATCGAAACCGTAGAAGACCAGAAAGTTAGAACAGCCTTTCTGCGCATAGGCGACGTAAAAATCGAGTTACTGGAACCCACTTCTCCCGAAAGTACCATCGCCAAATTCATTGAGAAGAACAACGGAAACGGTGGTATGCACCACTTGGCTTTTGCCGTGGAAGACGGTGTGGCCAATGCCCTTGCCGAATGCGAGGGGAAAGACATCCGCCTCATCGACAAGGCGCCTCGCAAAGGCGCGGAAGGTCTGAACATCGCCTTCCTGCATCCGAAGTCAACGCTCGGCGTGCTGACCGAACTTTGCGAGAAAGGACAAGATTGA
- a CDS encoding TolC family protein: MKRKFLLAVCLWTPLAIMARNDTTRHDRSITLTEAVALARLQSVDAAVALNELKTAYWEYRTFRADLLPEMNLTGTLPNYNKSYSTYQNSDGSYRFVRNNTLGLSGKLSIDQNIWVTGGRLSLTSSLDYIRQLGSEGAKQFMSVPVNLELRQPIFGVNSLKWNRRIEPVRYAEAKAAFVTATEEVTMKTITYFFQLLLAKESLATARQNKTNADRLYEVAIAKRKMGQISENDLLQLRLNALQGKADVTEAESNLNAEMFRLRSFLGVSEQEVLNPLLPASVPDIKMEYDRVLNKALARNSFAQNIRRRQLEADYAVAAARGNLRSVDLFASVGYTGQNQRMSAAYRDLLDNQIVQVGLKIPILDWGKRRGKVKVAKSNREVVLSKIRQEQMDFNQDIFLLVAKFNNQAEQLSIAEEADVIAEKRYRTSVETFMIGKISTLDLNDAQNSKDEARQKHISELYYYWYYFYQLRSLTLWDFERNMELEADFDDIVRK, from the coding sequence ATGAAAAGAAAATTTTTACTTGCAGTTTGCCTTTGGACGCCGTTGGCAATCATGGCGCGGAACGATACGACGAGACACGACCGCAGCATAACGCTGACGGAAGCGGTTGCTTTGGCACGTTTGCAGTCCGTGGATGCTGCCGTGGCGTTGAATGAGTTGAAAACAGCCTATTGGGAATATCGCACCTTTCGGGCAGACTTGTTGCCGGAAATGAACTTAACCGGTACATTGCCGAACTATAATAAGTCGTACAGTACCTACCAGAATTCTGATGGCTCTTATCGTTTTGTGCGTAACAATACGCTGGGCTTGTCGGGAAAACTTTCCATCGATCAGAATATTTGGGTTACGGGAGGTCGGTTGTCGTTGACTTCGTCTCTTGATTATATCAGGCAGTTGGGTTCCGAAGGAGCCAAACAGTTCATGTCCGTTCCTGTGAACCTCGAACTGAGGCAGCCTATTTTCGGGGTGAACAGTCTGAAATGGAACCGCCGTATCGAGCCGGTGCGTTATGCCGAAGCCAAAGCTGCTTTCGTTACGGCTACGGAAGAGGTGACGATGAAAACCATCACCTACTTCTTCCAGTTACTTCTGGCCAAGGAGTCGCTCGCTACGGCAAGGCAGAACAAAACAAATGCCGACCGCCTTTACGAAGTGGCTATAGCCAAGCGAAAGATGGGGCAGATTTCGGAAAACGATTTGCTCCAACTCCGGCTGAATGCCCTGCAGGGTAAAGCGGACGTGACGGAAGCCGAGAGTAATCTGAATGCGGAAATGTTTCGGCTCCGCTCTTTCCTCGGTGTGTCCGAACAGGAAGTTTTAAATCCGCTATTGCCAGCCTCCGTTCCTGACATTAAAATGGAGTACGACCGTGTATTAAATAAAGCATTGGCGCGTAACTCGTTTGCTCAGAACATTCGTCGCCGGCAGCTGGAGGCCGATTACGCAGTGGCCGCGGCACGGGGAAATTTGCGGAGCGTTGATTTGTTTGCCAGTGTGGGATATACCGGACAGAATCAGAGGATGTCGGCTGCCTATCGGGATTTGCTTGATAATCAAATAGTTCAGGTGGGGCTTAAAATCCCTATTCTCGACTGGGGCAAGCGGCGTGGCAAGGTGAAGGTGGCGAAGAGCAACCGGGAAGTTGTGCTGTCAAAGATTCGTCAGGAACAAATGGATTTCAATCAGGATATTTTTTTGCTGGTGGCTAAGTTCAATAATCAGGCGGAGCAGCTAAGTATAGCAGAAGAAGCGGACGTCATTGCCGAAAAACGTTATCGAACAAGTGTGGAGACTTTTATGATTGGCAAAATCAGCACGCTTGACCTGAACGATGCGCAGAACTCCAAAGATGAAGCCCGTCAAAAACATATCTCCGAGCTATACTATTATTGGTATTATTTTTATCAACTCCGCAGCCTGACGTTGTGGGATTTTGAACGGAATATGGAACTGGAAGCCGATTTTGATGATATCGTAAGAAAATAG